The stretch of DNA GAGTACCCCCACGGGATCGCACCGTTGAGCGTCACCGTGATCGCGCCCACGGAGATCTGGAACGGGAGGAGGACCAGTGCCGCCGTGGCGTACAGCGCCGTCCGGCGGTTCTGATCGCCGCGCCACGCGGCGGCGACGACGCCAACGATCACGAACCCGGTGATCATCGCGACGAGGCGGTGGAACCACTCGATGAAACTCGGGATCGTCTGTGGCAGCACACCCCCGTCACACAGCGGCCACTGCTGGGAGCAGGCCAGCCCGGAGCCCGTCGCCGCGGTGTAGACGCCGAGCGCGACCAGAACCCCGGTGAGCGCCGTGGTGAACAGGGCGAACCGCCGGTAGCTGGGACGCTTCATTCGCCGGAACTCGGGCTCGCGGTCACTTGGGCGTTCCGTTGCAGGCGCGCTCGCGCGCGGGAGTCGGAGTCGGGGCGTTCAAGTCGCCGCCGCCGCCAGCGCCGGTATGGTCGACCTCGACGCCCGCGCCGACCGCCTCGACGCGTATCTGGCGGCGACGGGCGGGGACGCCGTCTGGTTCGCCCGGCCGAACGCGTTCGCGTGGCTCACCGGCGGGCGGAACACGCCCGCCGACGAGGACGGCGTCGGCGTCGCGGCCGCGGGCTACGTCCCCGACGGCGCGCCTGCGTTCCGCGCCGTCGCGCCCGCAGGCGAGGCCGAACGCATCGGTAGCGAGGAACTCCCCGACGCCTTCGCCGTCGAGGCGGTGCCGTGGTACGAGTCCCTAGGGGAGGCTGTCGCCGCCGAATCGCCCGGCCCGGGCGCCGCCGACTTCGACGCTCCCGGACTGGACGGCGTCGACGCCGGTTCGCTCCGGCAGCCCCTCGCCGCCGAGGACGTGGAGCGCTACCGCTCGCTGGCGGAGGAGACCGCCGCCGCGGTCGAACGCGTCTGCCGGGAGCTCGAACCGGGCGACGCCGAGTACGAGGCCGCGTCCGCGCTGCGGATCGCGCTCTCCTCGGGCGAGATGACCGCCCCCGTGGTCCGCGTCGCGGGCAGCGAGCGCGCGGAAGCGTACCACTCCCCGCCGGCGGGCGCCGACGAACTCGGCGACTACGCGGTCGTGACCGTCACCGCCGAGCGCCGCGGGCTCCACGCCTCGCTCACGCGAACGGTCGCGTTCGACCCGCCGGAGCGTTTCGAGGCGCAGTTCCGCGCCGCGGCGCGGGCCGAGGCGACCGCGCTGGCGGCGACCCGCGAGGCGGCGGCCGACGGCACGGCCGGGGAGGTGTTCGCGGCGATCCGCGAGGCGTACGACGAACTCGGCTTCCCGGACGCGTGGCAGCACGGCGAGCAGGGCGGCGCGGCGGGGTTCACGCGGCGCGAGTGGCTCGCGGCGCCCGATGCGAGCCACGACGTGCGGGCGCCGATGGGTTACGCGTTCAACCCCGTGGTCGGCGGCGCACGGAGCGAGGACACCTACCTCGTGGGGGACGACGGCTTTGAGTGTCTGACGGCGACGCCGAACTGGCCCACGTTCGACGCCGCGGCGGTCGGCTTCGATCTGACGCTCGAACGTCACGCGCCGTACGCACCCTGACACTCGACAGCGAGAACGGAGTTCGGCGACCTCAACGACGAGAACGTGGTTCGACAACCGTCGAACCTGGTTACGACGCGGTGGATAGCTTTTTGACCACGCCGAGTCAGTCGGGCGTATGGGACTCGACGACGACGCACGGGAGTATCACCGAACTGATCCGCCCGGCAAGATCGAGATTTCGACGACGAAGCCGACGAACACGCAGCGGGACCTCTCGCTCGCGTACTCGCCCGGTGTCGCGGCGCCGTGTCTCGACATCGACGAGGACGAGGAGCGGGCGTTCGAGTACACCGCCAAGGGGAACATGGTCGGCGTCGTCTCGAACGGGACGGCCGTGCTCGGACTCGGCGATATCGGCGCACAGGCGTCCAAGCCCGTGATGGAGGGGAAGGGCGTGCTGTTCAAGCGTTTCGCCGACATCGACGTGTTCGACATCGAGCTCGACGAGACCGACGTGGACGCGTTCTGCCGGTCGGTCGAGGCGATGGAGCCCACCTTCGGCGGGATCAACCTCGAAGACATCGCGGGCCCGGAGTGTTTTGAGATCGAACAGCGCCTGCGTGAGTCGATGGACATCCCCGTGTTCCACGACGATCAGCACGGGACCGCGATCATCAGCGGCGCGGGGCTGCTCAACGCGGTCGACATCCTCGACAAGGACATCTCCGAGATGGAGATCACGTTCTCCGGCGCCGGCGCGTCGGCGATCGCCACCGCGAAGTTCTACGTCGAACTCGGCGCCGACCCCGACAACATCACGATGTGTGACTCCTCGGGGATCATCACCGAACAGCGCGCCGAGAACGACGACGTGAACGCGTACAAGAAGGAGTTCGCCCGCGACCTGCCCGAGGGCGACCTCGCGGACGCGATGGAGGATGCGGACATGTTCGTCGGCCTCTCCGTCGGCGGCATCGTCTCACAGGAGATGGTGGCGTCGATGGCCGAGAACCCGATCGTGTTCGCGATGGCCAACCCCGAACCCGAGATCGACTACGAGTCGGCCCGCGCGGCCCGCGACGACACCGTGATCATGGCCACCGGCCGCTCGGACTACCCGAATCAGGTGAACAACGTGCTCGGGTTCCCGTTCCTGTTCCGGGGCGCGCTCGACGTGCGCGCGACGAGCATCACCGAGAACATGAAGATGGCCGCCGCGGAGGCCCTGGCCGAACTCGCCCGCAAGGACGTACCCGACGCGGTCGTCAAGGCCTACGGCGACCAGCCGCTCCAGTACGGCCCCGAGTACGTCATCCCCAAGCCGGTCGACCCGCGCGTGCTGTTCGAGGTGGCGCCCGCCGTCGCCGAGGCGGCGATGGAGGAGGGGGTCGCCCGGACGGAGATCGACACCGAGGCGTACTCCGAGAAGCTCGAAGCCCGGCTGGGCAAGTCCCGCGAGATGATGCGGGTCGTGCTCAACAAGGCGAAAAGCACCGACCAGCGCATCGCGCTCGCGGAGGGGACCGACGAGAAGATGGTCCGCGCCGCCGCCCAGATCCAGGAGCAGGGGATCGGCGACCCGGTGCTGCTCGGTAACAGCGACGAGATCGAGGGGATCGCCGACGAGCTCGGGCTCGACTTCACCCCGGAGATCGTCGACCCACGCGTCGACGAGACGGAAGGGTACGCCGACCGGCTGTACGAGCTCCGCCAGCGCAAGGGGGTCACCCGGAGTGAGGCGAGCGAGCTGATCCGCCGAGACACCAACTACCTCGGGAGCGCGATGGTGGAGGCCGGCGACGCCGACGCGCTACTGACGGGTCTGACCCACCACTACCCGTCGGCGCTCCGGCCGCCGCTCGAAGTGATCGGCACCGCTGACGATGCCGACTACGCGGCCGGCGTTTACATGCTGACGTTCAAGAACCGCGTCGTGTTCATCGCGGACGCGACGGTGAATCAGGACCCCAACGAGGAGGTGCTGGATGAGATCACCAGACACACCGCCGAGCTCGCACGACGGTTCAACGTCGAACCGCGTGCGGCGCTGCTGTCCTACTCCAACTTCGGCTCCGTGGAGAACGAGGGCACCCGCAAGCCCCGCGCCGCCGCCGCCAGCCTGCGTGAGGACCCGGACGTCGACTTCCCGGTCGACGGCGAGATGCAGGCCGACACCGCGGTGGTCGAGGAGATCCTGACCGACACCTACGAGTTCTCCGAACTCGACGAGCCCGCGAACGTGCTCGTCTTCCCGAACCTGGAGGCCGGCAACATCGCGTACAAGCTGCTCCAGCGCCTCGGCGGCGCGGAGGCGATCGGCCCGATGCTCGTGGGGATGGACGAGCCCGTCCACGTCATGCAGCGCGGCGACGAGGTCAAGGACATCGTCAACCTCGCCGGCGTCGCCGCCGTCGACGCACAGGGAGAGTAGTCGCCGACACGGGCGCCGGTCGTACCGGCAATCCGCGCCGTTTTCCCCCGAATTTAGGCACAACAGCTGCTTTTACTCCCGGGTTCTCACAGTGTTTTACTGACGGATTCCGCCGCCGGCGGGCGGTATGCGGTGTGCGTCCCCGCCACAGGGTATAAGTCAATCCGCCCCATCCGACTGTCTATGGCTGACAAAGACAGTCCGGACGTGAGTCGACGGAAGTTCCTCGGCTTCGCTGGCGCGGCGACGGCGACGGCCGTCGCCGGCTGCGGCGGCGGCGGGGGGACCGACACCGAGGGCAGCGGCGGCGACACCGACACGCCGACCGACGGCATGGGAACGGAAACCGAACCCGAGCAGACGGCGACCGAGCGGCCGGAGCCGGAGACCCGCGACGGTTACCTCCAGCGCGCGAACCGACTCACCCACGAGCAGGCGCCGTGGGTGTTCCTCAACCGCCAGTACTCGGTGTACGGCAAGAGCGACGACATCGAGTGGCAGGCCCGCGCCGACGAGTTCATCAACGCCTACGCGATCTCGCCGGCGACCGACAGCGGCGACGACGTGGTCATCAACCAGTCCAGCATGGACAGCGGGCTCGACCCGCAGGACCACCGCGAGACCCCGACAGACAACATCGTGATGCAGGCGTACGAAAAGCTGCTCGACCGTGACCGGGAGGGCGGCATCGTCGACTCGCTGGCTGACGACTACAGCCGGCAGGAGGAGGGCCGGGTGCGGTTCCACATCCGCGACGGCGTCTCGTTCCACTCAGGCGACAACCTCACGCCGGAGGACGTGGCGTTCTCGATCAACCGGATCGTCGACCCCGACACGGGCGGGCTCGCCAGCCCCCAGCAGGATCAGCTCGCGGGCGTCACCGGCGCCGAAGTCGTCGACGGCGAGCGTGCGGTCGACGTGATGAGCGAGGGGCTCAACCCCATCGTGTTCTCGCTGTTCGCGAGCTACGGGCCGATCGTGAACAAGTCCTGGATCGAGTCCAACGAGGGCTCCTACATCAACCAGAACATGGACGGCACCGGGCCGTTCGTACTGGAGACGTACGAGCAGGGCGTCGAAGTGGTGTTCAACCGGAACACTAACTACTGGCGAGAGTCCGCGGAGATCAGCAGCCTGACGTTCCGGTCCTCGAGCGAGTCGAGCACGCGCGTGAACTCGCTGCTCTCCGAGGAGTCGGACATCGTCGTCAACGTCCCGCCCCAGGAGGTGAACCGGGTCGAGCAGAGCGACAGCGCGAGCATCGCCGCGGCGCCGTCGACGCGGGTCATCTTCAACGCGATGCGCTACGACGTGGAGCCGTTCGACTCCCCCGAGTTCCGCCAGGCGGTCAACTACGCGATCGACCTCGAGAGTATCGTCGAGAACGTGCTCAGCACGTTCGGCGACCAGACCGCACAGCCGACGCTCGACGGGTTCTTCGGCTACAACGGCGATCTCGACCCGTACCCGTACGATCCCGAACAGGCGGAGGCGCTGGTCGAGGAGTCCGGCTACGGCGGCGTCGAGGTCGAGCTCCACACGCCGGTGGGGCGCTACCTCAACGACGTCCAGATCGCTCAGGCCGTCGCGGGCTACCTCGACGACCTGGAGAACGTCTCCGCGAGCGTGAACCAGCGTGACTTCCAGGCGCTGGCCAGCGAGATCCTCGACGGGGATATCGAGACCAGCCCCCACTGGTACCTGCTCGGCTGGGGCAACACCACGTTCGACGCGAGCCAGACGCTCATCCCACTGCTCACCAGCGACGGGAACCTCACGAGCTGGTCCAGCGACGAGTTCGACCGACTCATCGAGGAGGCCCAGGGCCTGCCCAGCGAAGAATAGATGTCCTACGGACGGTTCCTGCTGAAGCGGGGGCTGCAGGGGATCGGCGTGGTCTGGGGCGTCGTCACCATCGTGTTCATGCTCCGGTTCATCACGCCGGGCAGCCCGGTGGACGCGGTTGCGCCGCTCGATGCTAGCCAAGAGCTTCGCGATCGGATCGCCGCGGAGCTCGGGCTGGACCAGCCGCTGTACGTCCAGTACCTCGACTACCTCTGGGACCTGCTCCAGGGCGACATGGGCTACTCCTACATCTCGGGGATCGAGGCGAGCGCGCAGGTATTCTCGAAGCTGCCCGCCACCCTGGAACTGGCCGTCGCCAGCAGCATCATCGCGATCGGGCTCTCGATTCCGCTGGGCGTGATCAGCGCGACTCGGCGCCACGAGCCCGCCGACTACGCGGCGACGACGTTCTCGCTGGTCGGTATCTCGACGCCGAACTTCTGGCTGGGGATCATGCTGATCCTGGTGCTGTCGGTGGAGTTCGGGCTGTTCCCGACCAGCGGCCGCGCGTTCGGCTTCGGCGCCGCGTTCAGCATCCTCGTCAACCAAGGTGTCGGCCCCGGCATCGACGCGTTCTGGCAGTGGCTCCGGCATATCATCCTCCCCGCGGTGACACTGGGGACGTACTTCACGGCGCTGATCACCCGGCTCACCCGCTCGGGGATGCTCGAGGAGCTG from Halolamina sediminis encodes:
- a CDS encoding M24 family metallopeptidase, whose protein sequence is MVDLDARADRLDAYLAATGGDAVWFARPNAFAWLTGGRNTPADEDGVGVAAAGYVPDGAPAFRAVAPAGEAERIGSEELPDAFAVEAVPWYESLGEAVAAESPGPGAADFDAPGLDGVDAGSLRQPLAAEDVERYRSLAEETAAAVERVCRELEPGDAEYEAASALRIALSSGEMTAPVVRVAGSERAEAYHSPPAGADELGDYAVVTVTAERRGLHASLTRTVAFDPPERFEAQFRAAARAEATALAATREAAADGTAGEVFAAIREAYDELGFPDAWQHGEQGGAAGFTRREWLAAPDASHDVRAPMGYAFNPVVGGARSEDTYLVGDDGFECLTATPNWPTFDAAAVGFDLTLERHAPYAP
- a CDS encoding NADP-dependent malic enzyme, which translates into the protein MGLDDDAREYHRTDPPGKIEISTTKPTNTQRDLSLAYSPGVAAPCLDIDEDEERAFEYTAKGNMVGVVSNGTAVLGLGDIGAQASKPVMEGKGVLFKRFADIDVFDIELDETDVDAFCRSVEAMEPTFGGINLEDIAGPECFEIEQRLRESMDIPVFHDDQHGTAIISGAGLLNAVDILDKDISEMEITFSGAGASAIATAKFYVELGADPDNITMCDSSGIITEQRAENDDVNAYKKEFARDLPEGDLADAMEDADMFVGLSVGGIVSQEMVASMAENPIVFAMANPEPEIDYESARAARDDTVIMATGRSDYPNQVNNVLGFPFLFRGALDVRATSITENMKMAAAEALAELARKDVPDAVVKAYGDQPLQYGPEYVIPKPVDPRVLFEVAPAVAEAAMEEGVARTEIDTEAYSEKLEARLGKSREMMRVVLNKAKSTDQRIALAEGTDEKMVRAAAQIQEQGIGDPVLLGNSDEIEGIADELGLDFTPEIVDPRVDETEGYADRLYELRQRKGVTRSEASELIRRDTNYLGSAMVEAGDADALLTGLTHHYPSALRPPLEVIGTADDADYAAGVYMLTFKNRVVFIADATVNQDPNEEVLDEITRHTAELARRFNVEPRAALLSYSNFGSVENEGTRKPRAAAASLREDPDVDFPVDGEMQADTAVVEEILTDTYEFSELDEPANVLVFPNLEAGNIAYKLLQRLGGAEAIGPMLVGMDEPVHVMQRGDEVKDIVNLAGVAAVDAQGE
- a CDS encoding ABC transporter substrate-binding protein, translated to MADKDSPDVSRRKFLGFAGAATATAVAGCGGGGGTDTEGSGGDTDTPTDGMGTETEPEQTATERPEPETRDGYLQRANRLTHEQAPWVFLNRQYSVYGKSDDIEWQARADEFINAYAISPATDSGDDVVINQSSMDSGLDPQDHRETPTDNIVMQAYEKLLDRDREGGIVDSLADDYSRQEEGRVRFHIRDGVSFHSGDNLTPEDVAFSINRIVDPDTGGLASPQQDQLAGVTGAEVVDGERAVDVMSEGLNPIVFSLFASYGPIVNKSWIESNEGSYINQNMDGTGPFVLETYEQGVEVVFNRNTNYWRESAEISSLTFRSSSESSTRVNSLLSEESDIVVNVPPQEVNRVEQSDSASIAAAPSTRVIFNAMRYDVEPFDSPEFRQAVNYAIDLESIVENVLSTFGDQTAQPTLDGFFGYNGDLDPYPYDPEQAEALVEESGYGGVEVELHTPVGRYLNDVQIAQAVAGYLDDLENVSASVNQRDFQALASEILDGDIETSPHWYLLGWGNTTFDASQTLIPLLTSDGNLTSWSSDEFDRLIEEAQGLPSEE
- a CDS encoding ABC transporter permease yields the protein MSYGRFLLKRGLQGIGVVWGVVTIVFMLRFITPGSPVDAVAPLDASQELRDRIAAELGLDQPLYVQYLDYLWDLLQGDMGYSYISGIEASAQVFSKLPATLELAVASSIIAIGLSIPLGVISATRRHEPADYAATTFSLVGISTPNFWLGIMLILVLSVEFGLFPTSGRAFGFGAAFSILVNQGVGPGIDAFWQWLRHIILPAVTLGTYFTALITRLTRSGMLEELGQSYVRATRAKGLPESLVRYKHALRNTLIPVITVLGLQLGTLIGGAVITEAVFSWPGLGTTLINAINARDWPILQATLVVIGSGFVIVNLVVDAVYAYLDPQVVAE